A stretch of the Ostrea edulis chromosome 9, xbOstEdul1.1, whole genome shotgun sequence genome encodes the following:
- the LOC130050103 gene encoding transcription factor LBX2-like, with protein sequence MLSENQVKKASFSIEFLSRSSHDEKKGDEQLQNPAPSNSPDNAVMDPINRLGHSDTPFYTPEKLSISASVSPPKTPGINSPLSLPSTSSTNSSVKRKREDSCDSGVESPSPDRFRRLSETSISSNSSCVSDQDDGGELQKRKKARTAFSPVQIEDLEKRYQLQKYLPANERQALAEKLGLSDQQAKTWFQNRRMKEKRQKRDDEHARTFSLPTGGVDVSQLTALGLPCPPPYNTSAPNFGQLPGSTHIQPKYPMTSPLGHFPSVLPYSAQFPVSPPYVHGHSYTMLAPYPTFSSNVPPPQLGQIAHAPEKGGV encoded by the exons ATGCTGTCCGAAAATCAAGTGAAAAAGGCATCGTTTTCTATTGAATTTCTGTCTAGGAGTAGTCATGATGAGAAGAAAGGAGACGAACAACTTCAGAATCCCGCGCCATCCAACTCTCCTGACAATGCTGTAATGGATCCAATAAACAGATTGGGTCACAGCGATACACCTTTCTATACGccagaaaaattatcaatttccGCATCCGTGTCGCCACCGAAAACTCCCGGAATTAACTCTCCTCTCAGTTTACCTTCGACATCGTCGACAAATTCATCTGTGAAGAGAAAGCGGGAGGATTCATGTGACTCTGGAGTAGAGAGTCCCTCCCCCGACAGATTCCGCCGTCTCAGCGAGACCAGCATATCTTCAAACAGTTCATGTGTCTCAG ATCAAGACGACGGTGGTGAACTCCAGAAAAGGAAGAAAGCCCGCACAGCTTTCTCACCAGTGCAGATAGAAGACCTTGAGAAACGATATCAGTTGCAGAAATATCTCCCAGCTAACGAACGCCAGGCACTCGCCGAAAAACTCGGTCTTTCTGATCAGCAG GCGAAGACATGGTTCCAGAACAGACGTATGAAGGAGAAACGGCAAAAGCGGGACGATGAACATGCACGGACCTTCAGTCTGCCAACAGGCGGTGTCGATGTTTCCCAGCTGACCGCTCTAGGACTGCCCTGCCCACCACCATACAATACTAGCGCACCTAATTTCGGACAGCTTCCGGGATCTACACATATTCAACCGAAGTACCCGATGACGTCACCTTTGGGGCATTTTCCATCTGTGCTGCCCTATAGTGCACAATTTCCAGTGAGTCCACCTTACGTACACGGACATTCCTACACAATGCTCGCTCCGTATCCGACCTTCTCATCAAACGTTCCTCCACCTCAGTTGGGACAAATTGCTCATGCGCCGGAGAAGGGCGGCGTTTGA